The Vigna unguiculata cultivar IT97K-499-35 chromosome 6, ASM411807v1, whole genome shotgun sequence genome contains a region encoding:
- the LOC114187598 gene encoding wall-associated receptor kinase-like 10, with translation MMLQLPSLIIVIMLITLPMYALPYSSQENIIAKPGCSSRCGGVDISYPFGMKDPKCYAGKWFEVECRETSNGQKPFIKSLNLEVMAISMNWVYIMNPIFRWNCPSRRAKPEVINLRGSPFVYSQKFNRFVSLGCNNLAVLHSNGSNVACCVSICDNSDEVNNYFDFQREDSCSGRYCCDTSLPKYLLEYNATLHDFNTENNNTVSQRCSYAFITHYSYRLYDYGLNDKDYIPAMLEWEILDNTLDNSTHQFPSESDYATCSRSNVGSSQNTSSAWRCNCLNGFYGNPYVAGGCTAIPGYYNHSQAKKWAIVGVSSSLGSVIFLLGLWLLYKVVRKRVIEKRKQKFFKKNGGLLLQQRMSSNEANVDQAILFSLDDLEKATNNFNMDRVVGKGGQGTVYKGMLVDGRIVAVKKFKVEGNVEEFINEFVILSQINNRNVVRLLGCCLETEIPLLVYEFIPNGNLFEYLHDQKKELLPMTWEMCLRIATEIAGALFYLHSVASKPIYHRDIKSTNILLDEKYRAKIADFGTSRVISVDATHLTTVVQGTFGYLDPEYFHTSQFTEKSDVYSFGVVLAELLTGQKPISPASSGEFKSLASYFVECLEEDNLFEIIDKRVVKEAEKGEIIAVANLASRCLELNGKKRPTMKEITFELEGIHGLIRKSNAEKKGDQVEVARVLDWHPWDGYSASNSWDSKVIPTVQ, from the exons ATGATGCTGCAACTACCATCTCTCATCATCGTCATCATGTTGATAACATTGCCAATGTATGCACTGCCATATTCTTCACAAGAGAATATCATAGCAAAACCTGGTTGTAGTTCCAGATGTGGAGGTGTTGACATCTCTTACCCCTTTGGAATGAAAGATCCCAAATGCTACGCAGGCAAGTGGTTTGAAGTAGAATGCAGAGAAACTTCTAACGGTCAAAAACCCTTCATAAAGTCTTTAAATCTGGAGGTGATGGCCATCAGCATGAATTGGGTATATATCATGAATCCAATTTTCCGTTGGAACTGCCCAAGCAGAAGAGCGAAGCCCGAAGTAATAAACCTGAGAGGAAGCCCTTTCGTGTATTCCCAGAAATTCAACAGATTTGTGTCCCTTGGTTGCAACAACCTAGCTGTTCTGCACTCGAATGGGTCCAATGTTGCTTGTTGTGTGTCCATTTGTGATAACAGCGATGAAGTCAACAATTACTTCGACTTCCAAAGAGAAGATAGTTGCAGTGGCAGGTACTGCTGTGATACCTCACTGCCCAAGTATCTGTTAGAATATAACGCAACACTTCACGATTTTAACACAGAAAACAATAATACTGTGAGTCAACGGTGTAGTTATGCGTTTATTACACATTACTCGTACCGGCTATATGATTATGGGCTTAACGATAAGGATTATATTCCTGCAATGCTTGAGTGGGAGATATTAGACAACACGCTTGACAATTCCACCCATCAATTCCCTTCAGAATCAGATTATGCCACTTGTAGTCGCTCTAATGTTGGATCTTCGCAAAACACAAGCTCTGCTTGGAGATGCAATTGCTTAAATGGCTTCTATGGCAACCCCTACGTTGCAGGAGGCTGCACTG CCATCCCAGGTTATTACAATCACAGTCAAGCGAAGAAGTGGGCTATAGTAG GAGTTTCGTCAAGTCTGGGATCTGTGATTTTTCTCCTTGGTCTATGGTTGTTGTATAAGGTTGTAAGGAAAAGAGTGATAGAGAAACGTAAACAGAAGTTCTTCAAAAAGAATGGAGGTTTGTTGTTGCAACAAAGAATGTCATCTAATGAAGCTAATGTAGACCAAGCTATTCTCTTTAGCTTGGATGATTTAGAGAAAGCCACTAACAACTTTAATATGGATAGAGTTGTTGGAAAGGGAGGGCAAGGTACTGTTTACAAAGGAATGCTAGTAGATGGCAGAATTGTTGCAGTGAAAAAGTTTAAGGTGGAAGGAAATGTTGAAGAGTTCATCAATGAGTTTGTCATTCTCTCACAAATCAACAACAGAAATGTGGTCAGATTGTTAGGATGTTGTTTGGAGACAGAAATTCCCCTGCTTGTTTATGAATTCATTCCAAATGGTAATCTCTTTGAGTATTTGCATGACCAGAAGAAGGAGTTATTACCAATGACATGGGAGATGTGTTTGAGAATTGCCACTGAAATTGCAGGAGCTCTGTTTTACTTGCACTCAGTTGCATCTAAACCCATTTATCACAGAGATATCAAATCCACAAATATACTGTTGGATGAAAAGTATAGGGCAAAAATTGCAGATTTTGGAACATCCCGGGTAATTTCTGTTGATGCTACTCATCTTACTACAGTTGTTCAAGGTACCTTTGGGTATTTGGATCCTGAATATTTTCACACAAGTCAATTTACAGAAAAAAGCGATGTGTACAGTTTTGGAGTAGTTCTTGCCGAACTTTTAACAGGCCAAAAACCAATATCACCAGCGAGTTCTGGAGAGTTCAAGAGTTTAGCATCATATTTTGTTGAGTGTCTGGAGGAGGACAATCTGTTTGAGATTATTGACAAAAGAGTTGTGAAAGAAGCAGAGAAGGGAGAGATCATTGCTGTTGCTAATCTTGCAAGTAGATGCTTAGAGTTGAATGGAAAGAAACGTCCAACTATGAAAGAGATCACATTTGAATTAGAAGGGATTCATGGATTGATTAGGAAAAGTAATGCAGAGAAAAAAGGTGACCAAGTTGAGGTTGCACGAGTTCTAGATTGGCATCCTTGGGATGGATATTCTGCGTCAAATTCATGGGACTCCAAGGTTATACCTACGGTGCAGTAA